From a region of the Candidatus Hydrogenedentota bacterium genome:
- a CDS encoding alkaline phosphatase family protein, with the protein MNSEASKAAVKPGRLSLFVFIDAFGWELVKHYSFLDDMLPVRMPLGTQFGYSSTCIPTILTGRLPREHGHFTFFARATGKTPFAYYHLFSAIPRFITRRGRIRSYMSKHLQRIHGITGYFQIYNMPFKHLSKFDYMERRDIFEPGGINGGCPTIFDHLRENDIPFHRSDWHANEEANLAAARLAIDESKIRFGFVYLAALDAILHREGKHGNGGARKVRWYEDQLRILMEHANRRYDEVRLFVFSDHGMTDTICTCPLMERVDSLGLRFGKDYLAAYDSTMARFWFYSPRARDAITAQLNEEAHGHILSQEVLARWGCDFPDNRYGDLIFLMDPGCLLCPSFMGEKPLVAMHGYDPEDKDSVATFMTNSQDAARPSHLVNMLALMRSEADSDVRSAALTGPVTADEA; encoded by the coding sequence GTGAATAGTGAAGCCTCCAAAGCTGCGGTCAAGCCCGGCAGGCTGAGCCTATTCGTGTTCATTGACGCGTTTGGCTGGGAACTTGTCAAGCACTACTCCTTTCTGGATGACATGCTACCCGTCAGAATGCCGCTGGGCACCCAATTTGGCTATAGCTCTACGTGTATTCCAACGATACTTACCGGAAGGCTTCCTCGGGAGCACGGCCATTTCACATTCTTCGCGCGCGCCACGGGGAAAACGCCATTTGCCTACTATCATCTTTTCAGCGCGATCCCTCGGTTCATCACCCGGCGCGGGCGAATCCGTAGTTACATGAGCAAGCATCTCCAGCGCATTCACGGTATCACCGGCTATTTTCAGATTTACAACATGCCATTCAAGCATCTGTCCAAATTCGACTACATGGAACGTCGCGATATCTTCGAACCGGGTGGTATCAATGGCGGATGTCCGACCATTTTCGACCATCTGCGGGAAAACGATATCCCGTTTCACCGGTCTGACTGGCACGCGAATGAAGAGGCAAATCTCGCTGCCGCCAGGCTGGCGATTGATGAAAGCAAGATCCGGTTCGGGTTTGTTTACCTCGCCGCTCTAGATGCGATATTGCATCGCGAAGGCAAACATGGGAACGGGGGGGCCCGCAAAGTCCGTTGGTACGAGGATCAACTTCGGATTCTGATGGAACATGCCAACCGCCGCTACGACGAAGTCCGGCTCTTTGTTTTTTCTGACCATGGCATGACGGACACTATCTGCACATGCCCCCTCATGGAACGAGTCGACTCTCTGGGCCTCCGCTTTGGCAAGGATTATTTGGCCGCGTATGACTCCACAATGGCCCGATTTTGGTTTTACAGTCCCCGTGCTCGAGATGCCATCACTGCCCAATTGAATGAGGAAGCACACGGCCACATCCTGTCCCAGGAAGTACTGGCCCGGTGGGGCTGTGACTTTCCAGATAACAGGTATGGCGACCTAATCTTTCTCATGGACCCTGGCTGTCTACTGTGCCCAAGCTTTATGGGTGAAAAACCACTTGTGGCAATGCACGGCTACGACCCGGAGGACAAAGACTCCGTTGCCACATTCATGACCAATTCCCAAGATGCCGCAAGACCGTCCCACCTGGTCAACATGCTTGCCCTGATGCGGTCCGAGGCCGATAGCGATGTGCGAAGTGCGGCTCTCACTGGCCCTGTTACTGCAGATGAAGCCTAA
- a CDS encoding exopolysaccharide biosynthesis polyprenyl glycosylphosphotransferase: MLFRPMVKLFLRVLRDISCLFAAFAFSVWLATGPEETWGERAATYGIYFAVFSAIWCIVTFDQHLYESRRGESLTALLFSVTRVYFITLIFSGFALVLYLKWDYSRPFFLVFSVVALTMMLAGVLITRPGVLVLRRRYSDCRVLFVGADEKAVELARDFLADEHRMYRVIGYIKDDPARGAGFNELGIACLGKVSEIDRLLIQHMIDEVYLALPLGSFYKEVERIAHVCETIGVPVRLVGDMFPVHMAACDVTRIGNVPLLSVLGRPRYLANIQLRRVTEVITAFLLLFALAPLFAIVALIIKLESKGPVFVQKRQPVGNERAESLWAFRIHPVASGRGKTDAAVQLTRVGRFLRRYGLDDLPQLADVLFGQLSFLRVPLHSGASPRALENGSEDRWSYLKPHSITTLVLAGLDACCISAAYFLAIDLTTVTPELVKICLVNYLPFWAIFVAAWYAAATDRWLWRWRNVESLTPEVFGILKAIGNAAVISGFLLAVLVSGVRSTRNFLLVFCLLSCVALLVFRTSIRFLTQIIYSLGYRIRHVVVVGANERTVDLIRQLGGVSRLGYRVVGVIDDEKPRTDSVGLAEVPYLGPISEVSTILKLNKVNETFITLPVHSHFDAIKAVVEECERVGMPVHVVGNVLPLHIAKCRTVLIEDRPLISLSTMSETYAWLAVKRLVDFASSSVLIILFAPLFAVLAVLIKLASKGPVFFVQDRIGQNHRSFKMIKFRSMVANAEDLKRDLMPLNEADGPVFKIRNDPRVTKFGRFLRKYSLDELPQLFNVWLGQMSLVGPRPLMPHEVDKFKWFERRRLSVKPGMTGPWQVSGRSDVPFHEWVAMDLAYIDSWSFSADFLILLKTFNAVFSGRGAA, translated from the coding sequence ATGCTGTTCAGGCCCATGGTGAAGCTGTTTCTCCGGGTATTACGCGACATCAGTTGTCTGTTTGCCGCATTCGCGTTCTCTGTGTGGTTGGCTACTGGACCAGAAGAGACGTGGGGGGAACGCGCCGCGACATATGGGATCTACTTTGCTGTCTTTTCGGCGATCTGGTGCATTGTGACTTTTGACCAGCACCTGTACGAGTCTCGGCGCGGCGAATCCCTGACGGCGCTTCTCTTTTCTGTGACCCGGGTCTACTTCATAACACTGATATTCAGCGGATTTGCGCTTGTCCTCTATCTGAAATGGGACTACAGCCGCCCGTTCTTTCTTGTGTTCTCCGTTGTCGCATTGACGATGATGCTGGCGGGAGTACTGATTACTCGTCCCGGCGTCCTAGTACTGCGCCGACGCTATAGTGACTGCCGCGTCCTGTTTGTGGGCGCGGACGAAAAGGCTGTGGAACTTGCCAGAGACTTCCTAGCCGACGAACACAGAATGTACCGCGTGATTGGATACATCAAAGATGACCCCGCACGCGGTGCCGGATTCAATGAACTTGGGATAGCCTGTCTTGGCAAGGTGAGCGAAATCGATAGACTCCTGATTCAGCACATGATTGATGAGGTCTACCTGGCGCTTCCCTTGGGCAGCTTCTACAAGGAAGTCGAGCGCATTGCCCATGTATGCGAGACCATCGGAGTCCCTGTTCGGCTCGTAGGGGATATGTTTCCAGTGCACATGGCCGCATGTGACGTTACACGAATCGGAAATGTGCCCCTCTTGTCTGTCCTTGGTAGACCTCGGTACTTGGCAAACATTCAATTGCGGCGGGTAACGGAAGTTATCACGGCGTTCCTGCTGCTGTTTGCGCTGGCGCCCCTTTTCGCCATCGTCGCCCTGATTATAAAGCTCGAATCGAAAGGTCCCGTCTTTGTCCAGAAGCGTCAGCCTGTGGGAAACGAGCGGGCCGAAAGCTTGTGGGCGTTTCGCATACATCCGGTCGCTAGCGGAAGAGGGAAGACAGATGCGGCAGTTCAGCTCACTCGAGTTGGCCGCTTCCTGCGCCGCTACGGACTGGACGATCTGCCACAACTGGCCGATGTTCTCTTTGGGCAGCTTTCGTTCCTACGAGTACCGTTGCACTCAGGCGCATCGCCTCGTGCCCTCGAGAACGGCAGTGAGGACCGGTGGTCATACTTGAAACCCCATTCCATAACCACCCTCGTTCTGGCTGGCCTGGATGCCTGCTGCATCTCTGCGGCCTACTTTCTTGCCATCGATCTCACGACGGTTACTCCGGAGTTGGTGAAGATTTGCCTTGTGAACTATCTGCCGTTCTGGGCTATCTTTGTGGCCGCGTGGTATGCGGCCGCAACCGACAGGTGGCTATGGCGGTGGCGTAACGTCGAATCGCTGACACCGGAGGTGTTTGGCATTCTCAAGGCCATAGGCAACGCGGCCGTCATCAGTGGGTTCTTGTTGGCAGTGCTTGTTTCTGGTGTGCGATCGACAAGAAACTTCCTTCTCGTGTTCTGCCTGCTCTCCTGTGTCGCGTTGCTTGTTTTCCGCACTTCCATTCGCTTTTTGACGCAGATCATCTACTCCCTGGGCTATCGCATTCGCCATGTGGTCGTCGTCGGTGCCAATGAGCGAACCGTTGATCTAATCCGGCAACTGGGAGGAGTGTCGCGCTTAGGGTATCGAGTGGTGGGAGTGATCGATGACGAAAAGCCTCGCACCGATTCCGTGGGACTGGCGGAGGTACCGTACCTCGGACCCATCAGCGAAGTTAGCACCATCTTGAAGCTGAACAAAGTAAATGAAACCTTCATAACCCTCCCGGTTCATTCCCATTTTGATGCGATAAAGGCAGTGGTCGAAGAGTGTGAACGCGTAGGCATGCCGGTACATGTTGTTGGGAATGTCTTGCCGCTTCACATCGCAAAATGCCGCACGGTACTGATTGAGGACAGGCCACTGATTTCTCTCTCCACCATGTCCGAGACTTACGCCTGGCTGGCGGTGAAGCGACTCGTAGATTTTGCTTCCTCTAGTGTCCTGATCATCCTCTTCGCGCCGCTCTTCGCCGTGCTTGCAGTCCTCATCAAGTTGGCTTCCAAGGGCCCTGTGTTTTTCGTGCAAGATCGTATTGGGCAGAACCACCGGTCTTTCAAGATGATCAAGTTCCGGTCAATGGTGGCAAATGCCGAGGACCTTAAGCGAGACCTCATGCCACTGAACGAGGCGGATGGACCGGTATTCAAGATTCGGAACGACCCGCGTGTGACAAAATTTGGGCGCTTCCTGCGCAAATACAGCCTCGATGAGCTTCCGCAGCTCTTTAATGTCTGGTTAGGGCAAATGAGTCTGGTGGGCCCGCGCCCTCTGATGCCCCATGAAGTCGACAAGTTCAAGTGGTTTGAAAGACGTCGCTTGAGCGTCAAACCCGGAATGACAGGCCCTTGGCAAGTTAGCGGCAGGAGCGACGTCCCCTTCCACGAGTGGGTTGCAATGGACCTCGCCTATATCGATTCGTGGTCATTTAGTGCGGATTTTCTGATCCTCTTAAAGACGTTCAACGCAGTGTTTAGCGGTCGTGGGGCGGCGTGA
- a CDS encoding P-loop NTPase, which translates to MNQDTRPSLVTASLETGTPPAGWPVFDFKRFVVLRGRMIAVTTLFLAIPTVVAAWLFVPVGYTASADIRLLSAEPFVLEKPEDDTPYATYVNTQISIVTGNAVLSDVLKSPTVRDLPLLSSQDDPLEYLKGCVSAHISRGGEIITITCSMPEKEAARITLEQIVSVYMNYSITLVASMSDERLAWLTRERDARQVELDMQLEKIATLEKTLGIPVVGETPLETGEPQLYNESLIRAEEDLVKAQRSQAELQNQMTLAEALTDNVSKGLPAYDFGLEERVSADSRVSALRGEVVMAQARLAGASDIERENLPTRKIDEKRLASLRDNLQTVERDVRKEVLQSFQAQQSREFDSLTKEVEEAQQRVSKYKQLLDEYKGRVEKTTEQYAQLKDLESKVAETRSILDEVRSNIASIKVESNAPTRVQLVAPPSVPGGGPDYLPRIVGMLMAGAASLGVGVSLGVWRELTDQQLRSSQDLARLTDLPVVATIPHADEDSVPDKVAIPLVTERLPLSTLADAYRRVLAQFLHPDRGSVRDMGSLLVVSPTRGDGKTSLTCNLGVALAQAGRRVLLVDLSYRHPKLEKSFGLPEAEGLAEILSRCRAPNELLRQTHVPGLYVLGPGQDKDDLAGRLASREMSNFLVKALEEVDHVILDSPPWLIMADARLVALLVSSVLVVVGSGVSSLGMVARCLRELREIDAKVIGVVLNGARLTVGGYMKKNYELYHSYGEEMPSEMDRATPLIRRKAGSAGHESAR; encoded by the coding sequence ATGAATCAAGACACCCGTCCATCGCTGGTAACAGCCTCCTTGGAGACAGGGACACCACCTGCCGGCTGGCCGGTTTTTGATTTCAAGCGGTTCGTCGTATTGCGTGGTCGGATGATCGCCGTGACCACCTTGTTCCTGGCCATTCCAACAGTAGTTGCGGCGTGGCTGTTTGTGCCGGTGGGTTACACGGCCAGTGCTGATATTCGACTATTGTCAGCCGAGCCGTTTGTTCTAGAAAAGCCGGAAGACGACACCCCCTACGCCACGTATGTAAACACCCAAATCAGCATTGTAACGGGAAACGCGGTGCTCTCCGATGTCTTGAAGTCACCGACCGTTCGCGACCTTCCGCTGTTGAGCAGTCAGGACGACCCTCTGGAATACCTTAAGGGTTGTGTGAGCGCCCACATAAGCCGGGGAGGCGAGATTATCACCATTACCTGTTCCATGCCGGAAAAGGAAGCGGCGCGCATTACGCTGGAACAAATCGTCTCTGTGTACATGAATTATTCCATCACCCTGGTAGCCTCCATGAGTGATGAGCGCTTGGCGTGGCTTACGCGTGAGCGCGACGCCCGGCAGGTCGAATTGGATATGCAACTGGAGAAAATCGCCACGCTCGAAAAGACGCTTGGTATTCCCGTTGTTGGAGAAACACCGCTGGAAACGGGAGAGCCGCAACTGTACAACGAAAGCTTGATCCGTGCCGAGGAAGACCTGGTCAAGGCACAACGCTCGCAGGCGGAGCTTCAGAACCAGATGACGTTGGCCGAAGCGCTGACCGACAATGTCTCAAAAGGCCTGCCTGCCTACGATTTCGGCCTAGAGGAGCGGGTGAGCGCTGATTCGCGTGTGAGTGCGTTGCGTGGAGAAGTGGTTATGGCACAGGCCCGACTGGCGGGAGCCTCGGATATCGAAAGGGAGAATCTGCCCACGCGGAAGATTGATGAAAAACGCCTCGCGAGTCTCCGGGACAATCTGCAGACGGTCGAGCGAGATGTCCGGAAGGAAGTACTCCAATCGTTTCAGGCACAACAGAGCCGGGAGTTCGATTCGCTTACTAAGGAAGTGGAAGAGGCACAGCAGCGCGTGAGCAAATACAAACAACTACTTGACGAATACAAAGGACGTGTAGAGAAGACCACCGAACAGTATGCCCAGTTGAAGGACCTAGAGAGTAAAGTTGCAGAGACTCGCAGCATTCTCGATGAGGTTCGCAGTAATATTGCCAGCATCAAGGTGGAGAGTAACGCCCCAACCCGAGTCCAACTCGTGGCCCCACCCAGTGTGCCGGGAGGCGGCCCCGACTATTTGCCGCGAATCGTCGGGATGCTGATGGCTGGGGCCGCAAGTCTCGGAGTCGGAGTAAGCCTTGGCGTTTGGCGTGAATTGACCGATCAGCAGCTACGCTCCTCTCAAGATCTGGCGCGGCTGACTGACCTGCCTGTCGTGGCCACAATACCACATGCCGACGAAGATTCAGTGCCGGACAAAGTGGCTATACCTCTTGTCACGGAAAGGCTCCCCCTTTCAACACTTGCAGACGCATACCGCAGGGTACTGGCGCAGTTTCTTCATCCTGACAGGGGAAGTGTTCGCGATATGGGGTCCCTGCTCGTGGTAAGTCCCACTCGAGGCGATGGAAAGACTTCACTAACCTGTAATCTGGGCGTGGCGTTGGCTCAAGCGGGCCGGCGCGTACTGCTCGTGGATTTGTCTTATCGGCATCCAAAGCTTGAGAAGTCCTTTGGCCTTCCCGAGGCGGAGGGACTCGCGGAGATACTTAGCCGGTGCAGGGCCCCGAATGAACTCTTGCGGCAAACGCATGTGCCAGGTCTCTACGTATTGGGACCCGGCCAGGACAAGGACGACCTTGCGGGACGCCTTGCATCACGTGAAATGTCGAATTTTCTCGTGAAGGCACTTGAGGAGGTGGATCACGTGATTCTGGACTCGCCGCCATGGCTCATTATGGCCGATGCAAGGCTGGTTGCGCTACTCGTATCCAGCGTGCTCGTCGTGGTGGGTTCTGGAGTCTCTTCACTTGGCATGGTCGCGCGGTGCTTGCGCGAGCTTAGGGAAATTGATGCGAAAGTGATCGGCGTTGTGCTGAATGGGGCGCGGCTCACAGTAGGCGGCTACATGAAGAAGAATTATGAACTCTATCACAGCTATGGAGAAGAAATGCCTTCTGAGATGGACAGGGCAACTCCATTAATTCGCCGGAAAGCAGGTTCGGCAGGTCACGAATCGGCTAGATGA
- a CDS encoding SLBB domain-containing protein, whose protein sequence is MEIPLSYRIGPGDILSLRSFDDERLSMQAQVRYDGYISLQMVPDLKVDGLSRQEAEELVRGAYAEFYSEPQLTLSIFEVRSKVFTILGDVSRPSEYPYIRPITLMNAIAVAGGPRVNQYGGDTYVGSQGQLVKAFIVRHADGHREVSEFNLRGFQKSGPSPADTPVYPGDVVYVPESANLVYVLGEVRQPRVYAISEGLTLTRLLSLAGGYNESTARIREVAITREINDTETKIFIFDVREALKKGTDMLLEPGDIVYVPRKRLVNAQAFVQRLLAPATTGMSFAQQVLSLYQQAYSAYYTPEQFDRMYNESRGVLGSSIQSTLEQSVQSLQGVVNSAMQLVPPLGK, encoded by the coding sequence ATGGAAATTCCCCTGTCATATCGAATTGGGCCGGGAGATATTCTGAGCCTACGCTCTTTTGATGACGAAAGGCTCAGCATGCAGGCGCAGGTTCGCTATGACGGTTACATCTCACTCCAGATGGTCCCCGACTTGAAGGTAGACGGACTCTCTCGCCAAGAAGCGGAAGAACTTGTACGGGGCGCCTACGCGGAATTCTACTCCGAGCCACAGCTAACCCTTTCCATATTCGAGGTCAGAAGCAAGGTCTTCACGATTTTGGGCGATGTCAGCCGTCCTTCCGAGTATCCCTATATTCGCCCTATTACGCTCATGAACGCAATCGCTGTGGCCGGCGGCCCTCGAGTGAATCAATATGGCGGCGACACGTACGTCGGCAGTCAGGGGCAACTGGTCAAAGCCTTTATTGTGCGACATGCGGATGGTCACCGCGAGGTTTCCGAGTTCAATTTGCGAGGCTTCCAGAAATCGGGTCCGAGCCCGGCGGATACGCCGGTCTATCCGGGGGACGTAGTGTATGTTCCCGAGAGCGCGAACCTGGTTTATGTGCTGGGTGAGGTGCGCCAACCGCGTGTGTATGCGATATCCGAAGGGCTGACACTCACGCGTCTCCTTTCCCTTGCAGGTGGATACAATGAATCTACTGCACGAATCCGAGAGGTGGCCATCACTCGCGAGATAAACGACACGGAGACAAAGATCTTCATTTTCGATGTTCGCGAAGCCCTTAAGAAGGGGACGGACATGTTGCTGGAACCCGGGGACATAGTATATGTGCCTCGAAAACGCCTCGTGAACGCACAGGCATTCGTGCAGCGGCTGCTTGCGCCTGCTACCACGGGCATGAGCTTCGCTCAGCAGGTCTTGAGCCTTTATCAGCAAGCCTACAGTGCCTACTATACGCCGGAACAGTTTGACCGCATGTACAACGAGAGCAGGGGAGTACTTGGTTCATCCATTCAGTCGACACTGGAACAGAGCGTGCAGTCTTTGCAGGGAGTGGTTAACAGCGCCATGCAGCTCGTCCCTCCACTCGGGAAATAG
- a CDS encoding WecB/TagA/CpsF family glycosyltransferase — protein sequence MMSRSMTIIQRTPKMGIECQPFSELSFATQWRVFRKLPILINVLKGDLSFVGPRAAYSCEMCSYCRSEPQARLRIAVRPGLICDWWVRRHISLDYVQEVALDVRYVKSMSLRKDIGLALRAIPGIVTWLLWGNAPPVYPAEVRILGVRIDNMSMNNAIDRVMNMIDSPQAGHVCFVNPHNINQTFQVPEYRRALDEADLVLADGFGTKLAGEILRQPIRQNLCGTDLFPRLCARLSEAEKKIYLVGAAPGAAERVADWVRQHYPGVVIKGCDHGYFNPMEEREVVCRIAQSGADMLVVAMGVPKQELWIRNHLAELNVPVAMGWGGLFDYFSGRIPRAPLWVREIGMEWVYRLIQEPGRMWRRYLIGNFVFLFRIVRERFRAVEVSSRCNRIGSQN from the coding sequence ATGATGAGTCGAAGCATGACCATCATTCAACGGACACCCAAGATGGGGATTGAGTGTCAACCGTTCAGTGAACTCTCATTTGCCACCCAATGGCGTGTTTTTCGTAAACTTCCGATTCTTATCAATGTTTTGAAAGGTGATTTGTCGTTTGTTGGTCCACGGGCCGCCTACTCGTGTGAGATGTGCTCGTATTGTCGAAGTGAACCTCAAGCACGCCTTCGGATAGCAGTTCGTCCGGGACTCATTTGTGACTGGTGGGTCCGGCGCCACATTAGTCTGGACTATGTCCAGGAAGTTGCGCTGGACGTGCGGTACGTGAAGAGCATGTCATTACGCAAGGACATAGGCCTCGCACTGCGCGCAATTCCAGGGATCGTTACGTGGCTCCTGTGGGGAAACGCGCCTCCTGTGTACCCTGCGGAAGTGCGCATCCTGGGCGTCCGGATTGACAATATGTCAATGAACAACGCCATCGACCGCGTAATGAACATGATAGATTCACCTCAGGCGGGTCACGTCTGTTTTGTGAATCCACACAATATAAATCAAACCTTCCAGGTACCCGAATATAGACGAGCCCTTGACGAGGCGGACCTTGTTCTGGCAGACGGCTTTGGCACAAAGCTGGCCGGAGAGATTTTGCGTCAGCCCATTCGCCAAAACCTCTGCGGTACAGACCTTTTCCCCCGCTTGTGTGCCCGGCTGTCTGAAGCCGAAAAGAAGATCTACCTCGTGGGTGCCGCGCCCGGGGCAGCCGAACGCGTCGCAGATTGGGTCAGACAGCATTATCCGGGGGTCGTAATCAAGGGATGTGACCACGGGTATTTCAATCCCATGGAAGAGCGCGAGGTGGTCTGCAGAATCGCACAATCGGGAGCGGATATGCTTGTCGTGGCAATGGGTGTGCCAAAGCAGGAACTCTGGATCCGCAATCATCTAGCTGAACTCAACGTTCCCGTGGCCATGGGGTGGGGGGGGCTTTTCGATTATTTCTCCGGCCGAATTCCGCGGGCGCCGCTCTGGGTGCGCGAGATTGGAATGGAATGGGTCTACCGCCTTATTCAGGAACCAGGTCGAATGTGGAGACGCTATCTTATAGGCAATTTTGTGTTTCTTTTTCGTATAGTCCGCGAACGCTTTCGCGCTGTGGAAGTCTCTTCACGCTGCAACCGAATTGGTTCCCAGAATTAG
- a CDS encoding PEP-CTERM sorting domain-containing protein: MLKILGCAFGVLLVALFAMPAFADSITIFGSETNPESGSLLQAQAVVSYDGNGTLTVVLANVDDVALKPSDLLTALFFSVSGGYMLAPVSAVLTSGSAVLNGPDGGGNVGGEWAYGDGLVGAPNGATSGISSSGFGLFGTANFNGVNLAGPVAVDGMNYGIDYGIGPGSNNAVLSNPTISNSVTFNLSVADDYAGFSLANLSNWSFQYGTALDEPNFPPDEPGIPVPEPATWSIVGIGMLGLFAGRFRNKL, from the coding sequence GTGTTGAAGATTTTGGGCTGTGCTTTTGGCGTGCTGTTGGTTGCGCTGTTTGCCATGCCTGCTTTCGCTGATTCCATTACGATTTTCGGATCGGAAACCAACCCGGAATCGGGCAGCCTCCTGCAGGCGCAGGCAGTCGTCAGTTACGACGGTAACGGTACGCTGACCGTAGTGCTTGCCAACGTGGACGATGTAGCGTTGAAACCCAGCGATCTCCTGACGGCGCTCTTCTTTTCCGTCTCTGGAGGTTACATGCTCGCACCTGTGAGCGCGGTGCTCACTTCCGGCTCTGCTGTACTCAATGGCCCGGATGGGGGCGGCAACGTGGGTGGTGAGTGGGCTTACGGGGACGGTCTCGTTGGTGCTCCCAATGGAGCTACCTCGGGTATCAGCAGTTCGGGCTTTGGTTTGTTTGGCACCGCAAACTTTAACGGTGTCAACCTGGCTGGCCCCGTCGCTGTTGATGGGATGAACTACGGGATAGATTACGGAATCGGACCCGGCTCGAATAATGCGGTTCTGTCGAATCCGACCATTTCTAATTCCGTGACCTTTAACCTTTCCGTCGCGGACGATTATGCGGGGTTCTCTTTAGCGAATCTCTCGAACTGGTCGTTCCAGTACGGAACCGCTTTGGACGAGCCGAATTTCCCGCCGGACGAACCGGGCATCCCCGTGCCGGAACCTGCGACATGGTCGATCGTTGGCATTGGCATGTTGGGCTTGTTTGCGGGCAGGTTCCGTAACAAACTTTAA
- a CDS encoding EpsI family protein, which produces MKRYLITFIMLLATAILHLTIRGAEANTAANSSPSDLFNLPSEILEFHQAGPDIPVSESIRQQLESNAILMRSYSSRSGGTILMTIVCAGTTRRSLHFPEVCFTGQGWETQDKAPIPVGVYFVGQGLTLQRGKSRQAVLYWFKTGNDFTGSYFVNSLCWVRDKLLLRNPSSMLIRLSIPVDSSGEQKAFRMLNDFASSLAPILQDRIP; this is translated from the coding sequence ATGAAACGGTACCTCATCACATTCATTATGCTGTTGGCTACTGCAATACTGCATCTGACTATCAGAGGGGCTGAGGCCAATACCGCGGCGAACAGCTCTCCGTCGGACTTGTTTAATCTGCCATCCGAGATTCTGGAATTCCACCAGGCCGGCCCTGACATACCTGTGTCCGAATCCATAAGGCAACAGTTAGAATCAAACGCGATTCTCATGCGCAGCTATTCGTCGCGTAGCGGCGGAACCATTCTGATGACCATCGTCTGTGCGGGAACGACTCGTCGCAGCCTCCATTTCCCTGAAGTCTGCTTCACGGGTCAGGGTTGGGAGACGCAAGACAAAGCGCCGATTCCGGTGGGGGTATACTTTGTGGGACAAGGGCTCACGCTGCAGAGAGGCAAGTCGCGCCAGGCGGTGCTCTACTGGTTCAAAACGGGCAATGACTTCACGGGAAGCTATTTTGTGAATTCGCTTTGTTGGGTGCGCGACAAACTTTTGCTTCGTAATCCTAGTTCTATGTTGATCCGATTGAGCATCCCCGTCGACAGTTCGGGCGAGCAGAAAGCATTTCGAATGCTCAACGACTTTGCTTCCAGCCTGGCGCCGATTCTGCAGGATAGAATCCCGTAG
- a CDS encoding exosortase/archaeosortase family protein, translating to MDSAVSQRGLRDAIANAKWFRIGFWIATLALSAFILRPYFENWRDNVSRENSYYTHAFLVPFICLFFTWRMRNELARIPRGSSNWGYAVLGCACLMVLGGDLLGLRMLGEAAIIPLLAGFVLIFLGAGHLRRLWFPLAFLLFMIPLPEFLTTSITFRVKMLAMDCAIFLSRACLLPMIRDGSYVRFGDDQLLIGDVCGGLRSLIALLALGAMMSYMSQTRPCARVLTLLVSVPVAVFSNVLRIFFLCVVASFWGSEVASGWVHDISGLFIYVVALLLLFGFDRLLHRLAPSKPHTSAQASS from the coding sequence ATGGACAGTGCTGTTTCCCAAAGGGGACTGCGGGACGCCATCGCAAACGCAAAATGGTTCAGGATTGGCTTTTGGATAGCGACTCTAGCTCTCTCGGCTTTCATCCTCCGACCTTACTTCGAAAACTGGCGCGATAATGTCTCCCGTGAGAACTCCTACTATACGCACGCCTTTCTTGTTCCATTCATATGCTTGTTTTTCACGTGGCGGATGCGAAATGAACTCGCTCGAATCCCAAGGGGTTCGTCAAATTGGGGATACGCCGTCCTGGGCTGCGCATGCCTTATGGTCCTGGGAGGAGATCTCCTTGGGTTGCGCATGCTCGGAGAAGCGGCGATTATTCCGCTACTGGCGGGATTTGTATTGATTTTTCTGGGCGCAGGTCACCTGCGTCGCCTGTGGTTCCCGTTAGCATTCCTGCTATTCATGATACCTCTGCCTGAATTCCTTACAACAAGCATTACCTTCCGGGTAAAGATGCTCGCCATGGACTGCGCCATTTTCCTTTCGCGCGCTTGCCTGCTTCCTATGATTCGCGATGGATCATATGTCCGATTCGGCGACGATCAGCTCTTGATTGGCGATGTGTGCGGAGGTCTACGTTCCCTTATTGCGCTCCTGGCGCTCGGCGCCATGATGAGCTATATGAGCCAGACACGACCATGCGCTCGAGTCTTGACCCTGCTGGTGTCCGTTCCGGTTGCCGTCTTTTCCAACGTCCTCCGCATCTTCTTTCTTTGCGTGGTTGCCAGTTTCTGGGGAAGTGAGGTCGCCAGCGGCTGGGTTCATGACATATCGGGCCTCTTTATTTACGTGGTAGCGCTCCTACTTCTATTTGGATTTGACCGGTTGCTTCATCGCCTCGCCCCCTCCAAGCCGCATACTTCCGCACAGGCCTCATCATGA